A window from Leptothermofonsia sichuanensis E412 encodes these proteins:
- a CDS encoding AMIN domain-containing protein produces MQSQTLKSGSQSAHSLRQRFIRSSIAQWLSQSLLSQSLLTVGVGSTTGVAMLIGAIAVQAASLTQWQYDPVANQLELTVKDGTTPRYFLMAQPARIVVDLPNTSVGEVTTQQTYAGAVRSIRVSQFQPGLARIVMELSPDISLAPGQVRLEKATDNSRWVLRPLIAKAPSNQLPLAQTPQPPAPPALAAPPSQAPLPSQLSPASPSPTSSETVEAISPTPTPTATSSVLSPPPSVNTTNASIRRPSNHKPTARPTTSQTRKPVASKPATSDGENGMAVDATGGMAIAVPPPESSTSPQPQLQTTVPTPPTTVPISQTAVIVPTSSPTPGSTVPSTTAPALPAPGSPAAPDIPTTLASGTPGSKPTITVPPLDALPTSIPSAGTPVPSVSPPPMVSSTQAAPSGMPGASSSTTGSRNQPVMLTPVATPSSFPVAGTDPIVVNPTTPFPPSIPSPVPPSVSVPPLSPGAPPLVNDTLPGTAYPPAINVPPLSPQVPARVGAPPQPPIPASSVFRPDFPGPAAASSNPGRSSPALVIEFGQPLPADSPLPAPGGRLPGVPNPGFPNSSVFSR; encoded by the coding sequence ATGCAAAGCCAAACCCTTAAGTCAGGATCCCAGTCTGCACACTCTTTACGGCAACGTTTTATTCGGAGTTCAATTGCCCAATGGTTGAGCCAATCCCTGTTAAGCCAATCCCTGTTAACAGTCGGTGTGGGTAGCACCACGGGGGTGGCAATGCTCATAGGGGCGATCGCCGTTCAGGCTGCATCCCTGACCCAGTGGCAGTATGATCCAGTCGCTAACCAGTTGGAACTGACGGTCAAAGACGGCACCACACCACGCTACTTTCTGATGGCACAGCCTGCCCGCATCGTGGTGGATTTACCCAACACCTCTGTGGGCGAAGTGACCACACAGCAAACCTATGCTGGTGCTGTACGCAGCATTAGAGTCTCCCAGTTCCAGCCAGGGTTAGCCCGAATTGTGATGGAGTTGTCTCCAGATATTTCCCTTGCCCCAGGACAGGTCAGACTCGAAAAAGCAACGGATAACTCCCGCTGGGTACTGCGCCCCCTGATCGCTAAAGCCCCCTCTAACCAGCTTCCCCTTGCCCAGACACCCCAACCTCCTGCTCCGCCTGCCCTTGCGGCTCCCCCTTCCCAGGCTCCCCTGCCTTCCCAACTGTCCCCCGCATCCCCCTCTCCTACTTCCTCTGAGACAGTTGAGGCAATCAGCCCTACCCCAACTCCTACCGCCACTTCATCGGTGCTTTCTCCACCTCCGTCCGTTAATACCACCAACGCCTCGATCCGTCGCCCTTCCAACCACAAGCCGACCGCTCGCCCAACGACATCTCAAACCAGAAAACCTGTTGCTTCAAAGCCTGCCACATCGGATGGAGAGAATGGGATGGCAGTAGATGCAACTGGAGGAATGGCGATCGCGGTGCCTCCCCCAGAGTCTTCTACCTCTCCTCAACCACAACTCCAAACCACAGTCCCAACCCCTCCGACAACGGTTCCAATTTCCCAGACTGCCGTTATAGTTCCCACTTCCTCACCAACGCCAGGGTCTACCGTCCCATCAACCACCGCTCCTGCTCTGCCTGCTCCAGGTTCTCCTGCGGCACCGGATATCCCCACTACACTGGCTTCGGGCACTCCAGGCTCTAAGCCTACCATCACAGTTCCACCCCTAGATGCGCTGCCCACCAGTATTCCATCAGCGGGTACTCCCGTTCCTTCTGTTTCGCCCCCGCCGATGGTGTCATCCACCCAGGCTGCTCCATCCGGGATGCCCGGTGCAAGTTCCTCTACAACCGGCAGTCGCAATCAACCCGTAATGCTTACTCCTGTTGCCACCCCGTCTTCTTTCCCGGTGGCAGGCACAGACCCTATTGTTGTCAACCCAACTACTCCCTTTCCTCCTTCCATCCCTTCGCCAGTTCCCCCCAGCGTAAGCGTTCCACCTCTATCACCCGGTGCCCCTCCGTTAGTGAATGATACCCTGCCTGGAACTGCCTATCCACCAGCTATCAATGTTCCTCCCCTGTCGCCTCAGGTGCCTGCCAGAGTCGGTGCTCCTCCTCAGCCACCAATACCAGCTTCATCGGTTTTCAGACCCGATTTTCCGGGTCCCGCCGCGGCTTCATCCAATCCTGGGCGGTCCAGTCCTGCTCTGGTGATTGAATTTGGTCAACCGTTGCCAGCGGACTCCCCCTTGCCGGCCCCAGGAGGAAGGCTCCCTGGGGTTCCCAATCCGGGATTTCCCAATAGCTCTGTATTTTCTCGTTGA
- the petP gene encoding cytochrome b6f subunit PetP, whose amino-acid sequence MEVGQKVRVRRLRDRVSDEVASKLGQVGTIRDFKMTDGSGVGVFIQFDDKFSTWFFEDEVEQVQ is encoded by the coding sequence ATGGAAGTCGGTCAGAAAGTTCGTGTCCGTCGATTGCGCGATCGCGTGTCTGATGAGGTAGCCAGCAAGTTAGGGCAGGTCGGTACAATCCGAGACTTCAAGATGACGGATGGCAGCGGTGTGGGAGTTTTTATTCAGTTTGACGACAAATTTTCTACCTGGTTCTTTGAGGATGAGGTGGAACAGGTGCAGTAA
- a CDS encoding Get3/ArsA fold putative tail anchor-mediating ATPase NosAFP: MALILTFLGKGGVGRTTIAIAAAKRFANQGKRVLLAIQEAGPAPGLMLGMALEPDPKELAPHLQVVQFHGTTLLERSWEELKKLEAQYLRTPFFKEVFGQELGILPGMDSALVLNAVREYDASGNYDVIVLDGAGDQSTLRMLGMPEIAGWYIRRFRQVFADSDLGKTLSPFIQPIASAVLNVSWSDDPFNQPVTRQATDILEQGRQAIADPSRVIAYLVATEEEGAIATAHYLWGAAQQVGLTVGGVIANQTSDTSAFNARFAPLPVSGVANQPANDWQSLIDALPNFDLASQVPPPIAINVAERKVSLFLPGFDKKQVKLTQYGPEITIEAGDQRRNIFLPPELSGKPVAGARFQDSFLIISF, from the coding sequence ATGGCTCTGATTTTGACTTTTTTAGGAAAGGGCGGCGTTGGGCGGACAACGATCGCGATCGCCGCCGCTAAACGGTTCGCCAACCAGGGTAAGCGGGTGCTGCTGGCAATTCAGGAAGCAGGCCCGGCTCCTGGTTTAATGCTGGGAATGGCGCTGGAGCCTGATCCAAAGGAGCTGGCTCCTCATTTGCAGGTCGTTCAGTTTCATGGGACCACCCTACTGGAGCGCAGTTGGGAAGAACTGAAAAAACTGGAGGCTCAGTATCTCCGCACTCCCTTCTTTAAGGAAGTGTTTGGGCAGGAGTTAGGCATTCTGCCAGGGATGGATAGTGCCCTTGTACTGAATGCCGTGCGAGAATACGATGCCAGCGGCAACTACGATGTGATTGTGCTGGACGGTGCAGGGGATCAATCCACTCTGCGGATGCTGGGGATGCCTGAGATCGCAGGCTGGTATATTCGCCGATTTCGCCAGGTCTTTGCTGACTCTGACCTGGGTAAAACCCTGTCACCCTTTATTCAACCCATTGCCAGTGCCGTGTTGAATGTCAGTTGGTCAGACGATCCTTTCAATCAACCCGTCACCCGACAGGCAACTGATATTCTGGAACAGGGCAGGCAGGCGATCGCTGACCCCAGTCGAGTGATTGCTTACCTGGTGGCGACGGAGGAAGAGGGTGCGATCGCGACTGCCCACTATCTCTGGGGGGCGGCTCAGCAGGTGGGGCTAACCGTGGGTGGGGTAATCGCGAATCAAACCAGCGATACCAGTGCTTTCAACGCCAGGTTTGCCCCATTACCTGTGAGTGGCGTAGCCAATCAACCAGCGAATGATTGGCAGTCCCTGATCGATGCCCTACCCAATTTTGACCTGGCATCCCAGGTACCTCCCCCGATCGCAATCAATGTAGCGGAGCGGAAAGTCAGTCTGTTTCTCCCTGGGTTTGATAAGAAACAGGTTAAGCTAACCCAATACGGACCTGAAATTACGATTGAAGCTGGCGATCAGCGACGCAATATCTTCCTGCCACCTGAACTGAGCGGGAAGCCTGTTGCCGGAGCCAGGTTCCAGGACAGCTTTTTGATCATTTCCTTCTAG
- the chlG gene encoding chlorophyll synthase ChlG produces MSDLNPSQIEAESTAAVPPEVTQATSDGAAIDNSAERSAKTRQLLGMKGAQSGETSIWKIRLQLMKPITWIPLIWGVVCGAASSGNFRWTPEYILISAACMLLSGPLLTGYTQTLNDFYDRDIDAINEPYRPIPSGAISIPQVITQILVLLIAGIALAYGLDQWAGHGFPTITVMAIGGCFLSYIYSAPPLKLKQNGWLGNYALGASYIALPWWAGHALFGDLNPTIIVLTLFYSLAGLGIAVVNDFKSVEGDRQLGLKSLPVMFGITTAAWICVLMIDVFQVGIATYLIAIHENLYAAILLLLVIPQITFQDMYFLRDPLKNDVKYQASAQPFLVLGMLVTALALGHAGV; encoded by the coding sequence ATGTCTGACCTGAATCCTTCTCAAATTGAGGCTGAGTCTACCGCTGCGGTGCCACCAGAGGTGACGCAGGCAACTTCGGATGGGGCAGCCATTGATAATTCTGCTGAACGGAGTGCAAAAACGCGCCAGTTGCTTGGCATGAAGGGGGCACAGAGTGGGGAAACCTCGATCTGGAAAATTCGGCTGCAACTGATGAAACCGATTACCTGGATCCCATTGATCTGGGGCGTAGTCTGCGGTGCGGCGTCCTCTGGTAACTTCCGCTGGACACCTGAGTATATTCTGATTTCTGCCGCCTGTATGCTACTTTCCGGCCCTCTGCTGACTGGCTATACGCAGACCCTGAATGATTTCTACGATCGCGATATTGACGCCATTAATGAGCCGTATCGTCCCATTCCCTCTGGGGCGATTTCTATTCCCCAGGTCATTACCCAGATCCTGGTTCTGCTGATTGCCGGAATTGCACTGGCCTATGGGCTGGATCAATGGGCAGGGCATGGGTTTCCCACCATTACGGTAATGGCGATCGGCGGTTGCTTTCTGTCCTATATCTACTCTGCTCCTCCCCTGAAGCTGAAGCAAAATGGCTGGCTGGGCAACTATGCCCTGGGTGCCAGTTACATTGCCCTACCCTGGTGGGCAGGGCATGCCTTGTTTGGCGATTTGAACCCCACAATTATCGTGCTGACCCTGTTTTACAGTCTGGCAGGGTTAGGGATTGCAGTTGTCAACGACTTCAAAAGCGTGGAAGGCGATCGCCAACTGGGCTTGAAGTCTCTCCCCGTCATGTTTGGAATCACGACGGCTGCCTGGATTTGTGTTCTGATGATCGATGTTTTTCAAGTTGGAATTGCTACCTACTTGATCGCCATTCATGAGAACCTGTATGCTGCAATCTTATTGCTGTTGGTGATCCCTCAGATCACCTTCCAGGATATGTACTTCCTCCGCGATCCGCTCAAAAATGATGTGAAGTATCAGGCAAGTGCCCAGCCATTCCTGGTTCTGGGGATGCTGGTTACGGCTCTGGCGCTCGGTCATGCGGGTGTTTAG